A region of Maridesulfovibrio sp. DNA encodes the following proteins:
- a CDS encoding caspase family protein: protein MKKIILFLLAAILATTHALADTKVALVIGNSAYPTSPLTNPVNDATDMSAALQELGFTTTLLTDATQREMDTAIKKFGQQLFNAETGLFYFAGHGMQINGQNYLIPVDANVASESDVKYESVNAGRVLDKMNEAGNKVNIVLLDACRDNPFARSFRSGRKGLARMDAPPGSIIGYATAPGQTASDGIGRNGVYTKALLNNIAKPGADINQMFMAARIEVAKLTGNKQIPWESSSLMDYFYFNSKGNNLKAQAKTLAPVQTASLPPAAKTRAKTTDLRNISFPYTDRFNNFDHVMWDEKGENVNLNFGPEGLILKTPRGEESTGGIKSNFNFRGDFDIEVGIKFLFAPSPKMMQSCVIKLSKGKQHSLVFLIQKAYRKPFIRIGEKKRSEKRKIYNTRASRQGFEGALRITRLDDEITFSLKPAGAADWKELATTPAASEELDLSFILDNYDWVKKNTQFPLQAEIKYLTIHSAAKLVEK, encoded by the coding sequence ATGAAAAAAATCATACTGTTTCTGCTTGCAGCAATACTTGCAACCACCCACGCACTGGCCGACACCAAGGTTGCCCTTGTAATCGGAAACTCAGCCTACCCAACATCACCTTTGACCAATCCGGTCAATGATGCCACGGACATGAGCGCAGCCCTTCAGGAACTGGGTTTCACAACAACCCTGCTGACCGATGCTACCCAACGGGAAATGGACACAGCCATCAAAAAATTCGGGCAGCAACTCTTCAATGCCGAGACAGGACTCTTCTACTTTGCCGGACATGGCATGCAAATAAACGGACAAAATTATCTCATTCCGGTAGATGCCAATGTAGCCAGTGAAAGTGATGTGAAATACGAATCCGTGAATGCCGGACGGGTGCTGGATAAAATGAACGAAGCCGGGAACAAGGTAAATATAGTGCTGCTTGATGCCTGCCGGGACAATCCTTTTGCACGCTCTTTCAGGTCCGGCAGAAAAGGGCTGGCCCGCATGGACGCTCCTCCCGGTTCCATCATCGGATACGCTACGGCTCCCGGCCAGACCGCCTCAGACGGAATCGGACGAAACGGGGTCTACACAAAAGCTCTGCTGAATAACATCGCCAAACCTGGAGCGGACATAAACCAGATGTTCATGGCCGCACGCATCGAAGTAGCCAAGCTGACTGGCAATAAACAGATTCCCTGGGAATCCAGCTCGCTGATGGACTATTTCTATTTCAACAGCAAAGGGAATAATCTGAAAGCACAAGCTAAGACACTCGCTCCGGTTCAGACTGCAAGCCTGCCGCCGGCGGCAAAAACACGGGCCAAGACAACCGATCTTAGAAATATTTCATTTCCCTACACAGACAGATTCAACAACTTTGACCATGTCATGTGGGATGAAAAAGGGGAAAATGTTAATTTGAACTTCGGCCCGGAGGGTTTGATTCTGAAGACTCCCAGAGGGGAAGAAAGTACGGGAGGGATAAAAAGTAATTTCAATTTCAGAGGCGATTTCGACATTGAAGTCGGAATCAAATTCCTGTTCGCCCCCTCACCAAAAATGATGCAAAGCTGTGTGATAAAGTTGAGCAAAGGAAAACAGCACTCACTGGTCTTTTTAATTCAGAAGGCCTACCGAAAACCGTTCATAAGAATCGGTGAGAAAAAACGATCTGAAAAACGTAAGATTTACAACACAAGGGCGAGTAGACAAGGATTTGAAGGTGCTCTGCGCATCACCCGTCTGGATGATGAAATAACATTCAGCCTCAAGCCGGCAGGAGCAGCAGACTGGAAAGAACTGGCCACCACTCCGGCGGCTTCTGAAGAACTTGATTTGAGCTTTATCCTCGACAACTACGACTGGGTAAAGAAAAATACCCAGTTCCCGTTGCAGGCTGAAATCAAATACCTGACCATCCATTCCGCCGCAAAACTTGTCGAAAAATAG
- a CDS encoding spore photoproduct lyase family protein, with product MSKKNVLPDHLKGIEKIYIDRSMQKVPLTERVLSRMPGLPVEVVDPDNFPHGELGGKQSLYLKEYKGKFLRFCPGTRYYHCCGYRIIHIGEGCPMACSYCILQAYFQDNVLKVWANQNDLFDELGKAFSADSSTRYRVGTGEFTDSLALEAVTGYSRDLVEFLGDYPNVCLELKSKIIDLSWMDVVKRTDRLLPAWSLNAPFVNEHEEFGVSTLIERLEAARTCAEAGFRVCLHFDPIIRFDGWREGYAEIIDMIFDYVKPEQIAYFSLGSFRHMPHLKSIIEQNFPETTYIYDEFITGNDNKMRLLRPLRLRQFKFIVDRLRKHGMGRQLYFCMESTENWQDVFGYTPKDLGGLGKHLMKQAFND from the coding sequence ATGAGTAAAAAAAATGTACTTCCCGATCATCTGAAGGGAATTGAAAAAATATATATTGATCGCAGCATGCAGAAGGTTCCTCTTACCGAGCGGGTTCTTTCGCGTATGCCCGGCCTCCCGGTGGAGGTTGTGGACCCGGATAATTTCCCTCACGGGGAATTGGGTGGAAAGCAGTCTTTGTACTTAAAGGAGTACAAGGGCAAGTTCCTGCGCTTCTGCCCCGGAACCCGCTACTATCATTGTTGCGGATACCGGATCATCCACATCGGCGAGGGCTGCCCTATGGCCTGCTCTTACTGTATTTTGCAGGCTTACTTTCAGGATAACGTACTCAAGGTCTGGGCCAACCAGAATGATTTGTTCGATGAGTTGGGCAAGGCTTTCTCTGCGGATAGTTCCACCCGGTACCGTGTGGGGACCGGAGAATTCACAGATTCCCTCGCCCTTGAAGCTGTTACCGGGTACAGCCGTGATCTGGTGGAGTTCCTCGGTGATTATCCCAATGTCTGTCTTGAGCTGAAATCCAAGATCATTGATCTCTCATGGATGGATGTAGTTAAGCGCACTGATCGTCTGCTCCCGGCTTGGTCGCTCAATGCCCCGTTTGTCAACGAGCATGAGGAGTTCGGGGTTTCTACTCTTATAGAACGCCTTGAAGCTGCCCGTACTTGCGCTGAAGCCGGGTTCCGGGTTTGTCTGCATTTCGATCCCATCATCCGTTTTGACGGCTGGCGAGAAGGGTATGCTGAAATTATCGACATGATTTTCGATTACGTGAAGCCGGAGCAGATCGCTTATTTCAGTCTCGGTTCATTCAGGCATATGCCTCATCTCAAGTCGATAATTGAACAGAATTTTCCGGAAACTACTTACATCTATGATGAATTTATTACCGGAAATGACAACAAGATGCGTCTGCTGCGGCCCTTGCGTCTGCGTCAGTTCAAGTTCATTGTTGACCGACTGCGCAAGCACGGTATGGGCAGGCAACTCTACTTCTGCATGGAATCAACCGAAAACTGGCAGGATGTTTTCGGCTACACACCCAAAGATTTAGGTGGTCTGGGCAAGCATCTTATGAAGCAGGCTTTTAATGATTAG
- a CDS encoding elongation factor G: MSEALQNQRTFALVGHGGCGKTSTAEMILFNAGVIDRLGKIEEGTTALDTEPEEIKRRGSIQSGFAGYKWDKNDHYLIDTPGDANFCGDLPYSLAASDGVVFTIDAVDGVKPLSRKAWAAVEKANLPAVIYINKMDRDRADFDSAFDSLNSSLGISPVLLYYPIGIKENFKGVVDMLSGQAYLFEENGKVTKGNIPADIADEVEVLRETMIENIAESDEDLMEKYLEEGELNPDEIAKGLTAGVKNRTLFPVCVGSALENKGGSFLLDMIQTYLPSPLDHAEWQGEDGATRESSPDAPVACFVFKTIADPFAGQLTVCRVLSGTVSGDLTLTNTNTGVKERMGNIQLMVGKEQKPLKNPVGPGAIITLAKLKETFTGDTLSADNNKFTLEKPQLAPQLITFALSPAEKGDEDKVFQAIQKLLAEDVNLSLSRDEESGDILLSGMGQNHIEISVEKAKRRYKAEIVLNAPKVPYRETIKGSAEVQGRFKKQSGGRGQFGDCWIKLEPKSKGDGYEFVNNIVGGVIPKQYIPAVDKGVQEAAQKGFLSGSQIIDFRVTLYDGSYHSVDSSEMAFKVAGSMAFKKACEKAGVALLEPLMNVVVEVPDEFMGDIIGDLSSRRGKVLGSDSTAGVTEVKAHVPMSEILKYAPDLRSMTGGQGTFTMELSHYEECPPPIAEKVIEEYNAGKDE; the protein is encoded by the coding sequence ATGTCTGAAGCTTTACAAAACCAAAGGACTTTTGCACTTGTGGGCCACGGCGGTTGTGGCAAAACCTCTACCGCCGAGATGATTCTTTTTAATGCCGGTGTCATCGACAGACTCGGTAAAATCGAGGAAGGCACCACCGCCCTCGATACCGAACCTGAAGAAATCAAACGCCGCGGTTCCATTCAGTCCGGTTTCGCCGGATACAAGTGGGACAAAAACGACCACTATCTCATCGACACTCCGGGTGATGCAAACTTTTGCGGAGACCTGCCCTACTCTCTAGCCGCGTCCGACGGCGTTGTCTTTACCATTGACGCCGTGGACGGAGTCAAGCCCCTTTCGCGCAAGGCATGGGCAGCAGTTGAAAAAGCAAATCTACCCGCAGTTATTTACATCAATAAGATGGACCGAGACCGCGCAGACTTCGATTCTGCATTCGACAGCCTGAACTCTTCTCTCGGCATCAGCCCCGTACTGCTGTATTATCCCATAGGAATCAAGGAAAATTTCAAGGGCGTAGTGGATATGCTCTCTGGGCAAGCCTATCTGTTTGAGGAAAACGGAAAGGTCACCAAAGGTAATATCCCCGCCGATATCGCAGACGAAGTAGAAGTGCTGCGTGAAACCATGATTGAAAACATTGCTGAAAGTGATGAAGATCTCATGGAAAAATACCTTGAAGAAGGTGAGCTGAATCCTGACGAAATTGCAAAAGGTCTTACCGCAGGTGTCAAAAACCGTACCCTGTTCCCGGTCTGCGTTGGTTCCGCACTGGAAAACAAGGGTGGATCTTTCCTGCTGGATATGATCCAGACCTACCTGCCCTCACCGCTTGATCATGCCGAATGGCAGGGCGAAGACGGTGCAACCCGTGAATCTTCCCCTGACGCTCCCGTGGCCTGCTTTGTATTCAAGACTATCGCCGACCCCTTTGCCGGACAGCTTACTGTTTGCCGCGTTCTCTCCGGAACTGTAAGCGGAGATCTGACCCTGACCAACACCAATACCGGGGTAAAGGAAAGGATGGGCAACATTCAACTCATGGTCGGCAAGGAGCAAAAGCCGCTCAAAAACCCGGTCGGTCCCGGTGCAATTATCACTCTTGCCAAGCTCAAGGAAACTTTCACCGGCGACACTCTCAGCGCCGACAACAACAAATTTACCCTTGAAAAACCGCAACTGGCTCCGCAATTGATCACCTTTGCTCTCTCCCCTGCGGAAAAAGGTGATGAAGACAAGGTTTTTCAGGCAATTCAGAAACTGCTGGCCGAAGACGTCAACCTCAGCCTTTCCCGAGACGAAGAGTCCGGCGACATCCTGCTTTCCGGCATGGGCCAGAACCATATTGAAATCTCCGTTGAAAAAGCAAAGCGCCGTTACAAGGCTGAAATCGTACTTAATGCACCCAAGGTGCCCTACCGCGAAACAATCAAGGGTTCTGCTGAAGTTCAGGGTCGCTTTAAAAAGCAATCCGGCGGACGCGGCCAGTTCGGTGACTGCTGGATCAAGCTTGAGCCGAAGTCGAAAGGCGATGGTTATGAATTCGTCAACAACATCGTTGGCGGCGTAATCCCCAAGCAGTATATCCCCGCTGTGGATAAAGGAGTTCAGGAAGCAGCCCAAAAAGGTTTTCTTTCCGGATCGCAGATCATTGACTTCAGGGTCACCCTCTATGACGGATCCTACCATTCCGTCGATTCATCGGAAATGGCCTTCAAGGTCGCCGGTTCAATGGCTTTCAAGAAAGCCTGCGAAAAAGCCGGGGTTGCCCTGCTTGAACCGCTGATGAACGTTGTAGTTGAAGTACCGGATGAATTCATGGGTGACATCATCGGCGACCTTTCCTCCCGCCGGGGCAAGGTACTCGGCTCCGACTCCACAGCAGGAGTCACCGAAGTCAAAGCTCACGTACCCATGTCTGAAATCCTCAAGTACGCACCGGACCTGCGCTCCATGACCGGTGGTCAGGGAACTTTCACCATGGAATTATCCCATTACGAGGAATGCCCACCGCCTATCGCTGAAAAAGTAATTGAAGAATATAATGCAGGCAAAGACGAATAA
- the katG gene encoding catalase/peroxidase HPI, whose product MSDEKRCPVTGHTSSQVAGGGTSNKDWWPNQLNLHILHQHSAKSDPMSKEFNYAEEFKKLDLEALKKDIFELMTTSQEWWPADYGHYGPLFIRMAWHSAGTYRTGDGRGGAGSGSQRLAPLNSWPDNVNLDKARRLLWPIKKKYGRKISWADLMVFAGTCAIESMGLKPFGFAGGREDIWEPEEDIYWGDEDTWLGDTRYKGDRKLDNPLAAVQMGLIYVNPEGPNGEPNAIASGKDVRETFARMAMNDEETVALVAGGHTFGKCHGAGDAALVGPEPEGAPIEQQGLGWKNRHGSGKGGDTISSGIEGAWTPTPIKWDNSYFDTLFGYEWNLEKSPAGAWQWHPTDPEARKTVPDAHDPGKTHAPMMTTADLSLRMDPIYAPIAKRFHENPEEFSDAFARAWFKLTHRDMGPRSRYLGSMVPEEELIWQDPVPKMDHELIDEKDITDLKAKILASGLSVSKLVSAAWASASTYRDSDKRGGANGARIRLAPQKDWYVNQPLQLPELLKTLGNIQEEFNNQSGSKKVSLADLIVLGGCAAVEQAAKNAGQNVTVPFSPGRTDASQEQTDVHSFAALEPAADGFRNYQKIKFSVTAEELLVDKAQLMTLTAPEMTVLIGGMRVLNANFDGSKHGVFTNRQDTLSNDFFNNLLDMSTVWTPTSEDAELFEGRDRDSGELKWTATRIDLIFGANSQLRAIAEVYGCEDSQEKFVNDFIATWDKVMNLDRFDLK is encoded by the coding sequence ATGAGTGACGAAAAGAGATGTCCGGTAACAGGACACACTTCAAGCCAAGTCGCCGGTGGCGGTACATCGAACAAAGATTGGTGGCCCAACCAGCTCAACCTGCACATCCTGCATCAGCATTCAGCAAAATCTGATCCTATGAGTAAGGAATTCAACTATGCTGAAGAATTCAAAAAACTCGATCTCGAAGCATTAAAAAAAGATATCTTCGAACTGATGACTACCTCGCAGGAATGGTGGCCTGCCGACTACGGACACTACGGTCCCCTGTTCATCCGCATGGCGTGGCACAGCGCAGGGACCTACCGCACCGGTGACGGGCGCGGTGGGGCCGGATCAGGCAGCCAACGATTGGCCCCGCTTAACAGCTGGCCGGACAACGTAAACCTCGACAAAGCCCGCAGGCTGCTCTGGCCGATAAAGAAAAAATACGGACGCAAAATTTCATGGGCCGACCTGATGGTCTTCGCAGGAACCTGCGCCATTGAATCCATGGGCTTGAAGCCTTTTGGATTTGCCGGAGGACGCGAGGACATATGGGAACCGGAAGAAGATATTTACTGGGGCGACGAAGACACATGGCTCGGAGACACCCGCTACAAAGGGGACCGCAAACTGGATAACCCTCTGGCTGCGGTACAAATGGGATTGATCTATGTGAACCCGGAAGGCCCCAATGGAGAACCGAACGCAATTGCATCAGGTAAAGATGTACGGGAAACTTTTGCTCGTATGGCTATGAACGACGAGGAAACCGTTGCTCTCGTAGCCGGGGGGCATACCTTCGGTAAGTGCCACGGAGCCGGGGACGCAGCACTTGTGGGACCGGAACCCGAAGGTGCGCCCATTGAACAACAGGGCTTAGGCTGGAAAAACAGACACGGAAGCGGAAAAGGCGGGGATACCATTTCCAGCGGCATCGAAGGAGCATGGACCCCGACGCCCATCAAATGGGACAACAGTTACTTTGACACCCTTTTCGGGTACGAATGGAACCTTGAAAAAAGCCCGGCCGGAGCATGGCAGTGGCATCCCACGGACCCGGAAGCCCGTAAGACAGTACCGGATGCCCACGATCCGGGAAAAACCCATGCCCCGATGATGACCACAGCGGATCTTTCCCTGCGCATGGACCCGATATACGCGCCAATTGCCAAACGGTTTCACGAAAACCCTGAAGAATTTTCCGATGCCTTTGCACGGGCATGGTTTAAACTTACCCATCGCGATATGGGACCGCGCTCGCGCTATCTAGGATCAATGGTCCCTGAAGAAGAACTCATCTGGCAGGACCCTGTCCCAAAAATGGACCATGAACTGATCGATGAAAAAGACATAACGGACCTGAAAGCCAAAATCCTTGCATCAGGCCTGTCTGTTTCAAAGCTGGTAAGTGCAGCATGGGCGTCAGCATCCACCTACCGTGATTCAGATAAACGAGGAGGAGCCAACGGCGCACGGATCCGTCTTGCGCCCCAAAAAGACTGGTATGTAAACCAGCCCTTGCAACTGCCTGAATTACTGAAAACTTTAGGAAATATTCAAGAAGAATTCAACAATCAGTCCGGCAGCAAAAAAGTATCACTTGCCGATCTGATTGTGCTCGGCGGCTGCGCAGCAGTGGAACAGGCAGCCAAAAATGCAGGACAGAATGTGACCGTACCATTCTCGCCGGGCCGCACCGATGCTTCACAAGAGCAGACAGATGTCCACTCATTTGCAGCCCTTGAGCCTGCAGCTGACGGTTTCCGTAATTATCAGAAAATAAAATTCTCAGTTACTGCAGAAGAATTGCTTGTGGATAAGGCTCAGCTTATGACCCTGACCGCACCGGAAATGACTGTTCTCATCGGTGGCATGCGGGTACTGAATGCCAACTTTGACGGCTCAAAACATGGAGTATTCACTAACAGGCAGGACACGTTGAGCAACGACTTCTTCAACAACCTGCTCGATATGAGCACAGTCTGGACGCCCACATCCGAAGATGCTGAACTGTTTGAAGGTCGTGACCGGGATAGCGGAGAACTTAAATGGACCGCCACCCGCATAGACCTCATTTTCGGAGCAAACTCCCAGCTCCGGGCAATTGCCGAAGTTTATGGTTGTGAAGATTCACAAGAAAAATTCGTGAACGACTTCATTGCAACCTGGGATAAGGTTATGAACCTTGATCGGTTTGATCTCAAATAA
- a CDS encoding SHOCT domain-containing protein, translating to MEFISAMSNWCGGLGFGHGAGYGMSGWMPFHFGGILQLVVIGLIVYFTVRMFRRPDGGPSAPSAQDVLKKRYAAGEIDEDTFRHMKDDLK from the coding sequence ATGGAATTTATCAGTGCTATGAGCAATTGGTGTGGTGGTCTTGGCTTCGGTCATGGTGCCGGTTACGGAATGAGTGGCTGGATGCCTTTTCATTTTGGCGGTATTTTGCAGTTGGTGGTGATCGGGTTGATAGTATATTTTACTGTGCGTATGTTTCGCAGGCCGGACGGCGGACCCTCTGCTCCTTCTGCACAGGATGTTTTGAAGAAGAGATATGCAGCAGGTGAAATTGACGAGGATACTTTTAGGCACATGAAGGATGATTTGAAGTAA
- a CDS encoding lysophospholipid acyltransferase family protein encodes MSLLRTLFFYLIFFPATIFFSIVAIIGRNQPSSHWCERNWGRVCVWLCASKNMVDLSALDEKETYVFMVNHQSFYDIPLLFKYLAPWQFKFVAKKQLFDFPVFGHAMTAGNHISIDRENRRQGMRDIQNAINVANSGLSPLIFPEGTRNPAPEKDGLMEFKTGGMVLALKCQKPIAPVVMYGVNRVCRKHSLWMNPFQEVKIKALPPIDISEYKVRDRVKLKEQLEEVMGAALAELKDE; translated from the coding sequence GTGAGTCTATTAAGAACCTTATTTTTCTACCTTATTTTTTTTCCGGCCACGATCTTTTTCTCTATTGTAGCCATTATCGGTCGCAATCAGCCCTCAAGCCACTGGTGTGAGCGAAACTGGGGCCGCGTTTGTGTCTGGCTCTGCGCCAGCAAAAACATGGTGGACCTGAGTGCATTGGATGAAAAAGAAACCTACGTATTCATGGTCAACCATCAGAGCTTTTACGATATTCCCCTGCTCTTCAAGTACCTTGCACCATGGCAATTCAAATTCGTAGCCAAAAAACAACTATTTGATTTTCCGGTATTCGGTCATGCCATGACTGCAGGGAATCATATTTCCATCGACCGCGAGAACCGCAGGCAGGGCATGCGCGACATCCAGAACGCCATCAACGTTGCCAATAGCGGACTCTCCCCGCTCATTTTCCCTGAAGGGACCCGCAACCCAGCCCCTGAAAAAGACGGCCTCATGGAATTCAAGACCGGTGGTATGGTGCTTGCCCTGAAATGCCAAAAACCCATCGCCCCCGTAGTTATGTACGGAGTCAACAGGGTCTGCAGAAAACACAGCCTGTGGATGAACCCTTTTCAGGAAGTCAAAATCAAGGCTCTGCCTCCTATTGATATTTCCGAATATAAAGTACGTGACCGCGTAAAACTCAAGGAACAGCTTGAAGAAGTAATGGGTGCGGCCTTGGCGGAGCTGAAAGATGAGTGA
- a CDS encoding ParB N-terminal domain-containing protein, whose amino-acid sequence MNNSSVCSLTPADLDCSGSWLLHPETPAEKLIPSLKKHGQLVPVLAVEESGKNILIAGRARVSAASKLGLNVLVRFIDAVDDTQKAVLHLEENCTRTLDDSLKLATMRFFCTRMDAAELSKTVGPLLSIKPKSRDMKFWLDWMELDPEYDELLRLGHIPLAAVSVLIKLDDSDRAALVRFFEKLSWSRSNAVNFLTWLYETSRRENKSINELISAPAFEPASESESPKDAVARFCKAAKELRYPTLSELEKVHNKIVSEVCAGTRWRVEPVGSFETGEVMIQTRFKSREMMRKAIDDLESIAKFSGWEELFELGRDK is encoded by the coding sequence TTGAATAATTCCAGTGTTTGCAGTCTCACTCCGGCAGATTTAGACTGCTCCGGATCATGGCTGTTGCACCCCGAAACGCCGGCTGAAAAACTCATTCCATCGCTGAAAAAGCACGGTCAGCTTGTTCCTGTGCTTGCAGTGGAAGAATCGGGTAAAAATATCCTTATCGCAGGCAGGGCAAGGGTTTCTGCAGCTTCGAAACTTGGGTTAAATGTTTTGGTCCGTTTTATTGATGCTGTTGATGACACTCAAAAAGCGGTGTTACATCTTGAAGAAAATTGCACCCGTACGTTAGACGATTCTCTTAAACTGGCGACTATGCGCTTTTTTTGCACCAGAATGGATGCAGCCGAACTGAGCAAAACTGTCGGGCCGTTGCTTTCCATCAAGCCTAAATCTCGGGATATGAAATTCTGGTTGGACTGGATGGAACTTGATCCTGAATATGATGAATTGCTCAGGCTTGGGCATATTCCGCTGGCTGCAGTTTCTGTGTTGATTAAGCTGGATGATAGTGACCGAGCCGCACTGGTCCGTTTTTTTGAAAAGCTGAGCTGGTCCCGCTCCAATGCCGTGAATTTCCTGACCTGGCTATATGAGACCTCCCGGCGTGAGAATAAATCGATCAACGAACTTATTTCCGCACCTGCATTTGAACCCGCATCAGAGAGCGAATCTCCTAAGGATGCGGTGGCACGTTTTTGCAAGGCGGCAAAAGAGTTGCGCTATCCAACTTTGAGCGAACTTGAGAAGGTTCATAACAAGATTGTTTCAGAAGTATGTGCCGGGACTAGGTGGCGGGTAGAGCCTGTGGGCAGCTTCGAGACCGGGGAAGTCATGATCCAGACCCGCTTCAAGAGTCGTGAGATGATGCGGAAAGCCATAGACGATCTTGAGTCGATTGCTAAGTTCAGCGGCTGGGAAGAGTTGTTTGAGCTTGGACGGGATAAGTAG
- a CDS encoding M23 family metallopeptidase, translated as MLKRPYALSTALSTILLLLPAICSSANTPQISVCAPESAGIGQPFLIQISSPQTIDQLLIRWNGKTVIPSISVNNGTSQAMVLLGSRLSSKPEDIPLIVDTTIHGTKHEFQKTIHIVPHKYQEEKLSVAPKMITPPEKKMMRIKAEREKALKAIRTVSAERRWTVPFALPVKGKKLSRFGLYRTFNGEIKRRHKGLDFRAWLGTPIKAIAAGKVVLIGNFYYAGNCVFIDHGNGVVSNSIHMSKVLVKEGDLVKPGQKIGLSGATGRATGAHLHLSVYVQGVSIDPEPLFTLGSI; from the coding sequence ATGCTGAAACGTCCTTATGCACTCAGTACTGCCCTATCAACAATTTTATTATTGCTTCCTGCTATTTGCTCTTCCGCTAACACACCTCAAATTTCAGTCTGCGCCCCAGAATCAGCGGGAATAGGTCAGCCTTTCCTCATTCAAATTTCATCTCCGCAAACAATCGACCAACTCCTAATCCGCTGGAACGGAAAAACCGTCATTCCGTCCATCTCCGTAAACAATGGAACATCACAGGCAATGGTCCTCTTAGGCTCCAGACTTAGCTCTAAACCTGAGGACATTCCACTTATAGTCGATACCACCATTCATGGGACCAAACATGAATTTCAAAAAACAATCCACATTGTCCCCCATAAATATCAAGAGGAAAAACTTTCAGTTGCCCCTAAAATGATCACCCCGCCAGAAAAAAAAATGATGCGTATCAAGGCTGAACGCGAAAAAGCGCTCAAAGCCATAAGGACAGTCTCCGCTGAGCGCAGATGGACAGTTCCTTTTGCCCTGCCTGTAAAAGGGAAAAAGCTAAGTAGATTTGGCTTATACAGGACATTTAACGGAGAAATAAAGAGGAGACACAAAGGGCTTGATTTCAGGGCTTGGCTCGGTACTCCCATCAAAGCCATCGCAGCTGGGAAGGTTGTTCTGATAGGCAACTTCTATTACGCGGGCAATTGCGTGTTTATAGACCATGGCAATGGGGTTGTTTCCAACTCAATCCATATGTCTAAGGTACTTGTCAAAGAAGGCGATCTAGTAAAACCGGGACAAAAGATAGGCCTATCCGGCGCAACAGGACGTGCAACCGGGGCGCACCTCCACTTAAGTGTTTACGTGCAGGGAGTTTCCATTGACCCGGAACCGCTTTTTACTTTGGGTAGCATCTAG